From the genome of Acidaminococcus sp.:
AGCGCTGCCTGGAAGCGCTCGGCGCCGTAATCAGGGAAGAACCGGACACGGATGGCCGCATGGCTTTTACTGTGAAAGGGCAGCGTCCCTCACAGCATTCTCCGCTCATGGACTGCGGAGAATCCGGTTCGACACTGCGCTTTTTGATTCCTCTTGCTGCCGTGGACGGCAATACGTATTTCTTTAATGGCGGAGGAAAACTGGGAAGTCGCCCTCTGACACCGTATGAGACGATTTTTAAGCAGCAGGGACTGGTATTTCGTTATGGGTCGGAAAATCATTTCCCTTTGACGGTTCGCGGCCCACTTCAAAGCGGGAAGTTTTCTGTGCCCGGCAATGTGAGCAGCCAGTTTATCAGCGGACTGCTTTTCACGCTGCCGCTGCTTGCAGGTGATTCTACACTGGAAATTACGGGGACGCTGGAATCCCAGAGCTATATTGCACTGACGCTTTCTGCCTTAAAAGCGTATGGAATTACCATAAACCAGGAGGACAGAATGCATTACCGGATTCCGGGAGACCAGCACTATCGGCCCCGCCAAGGTCCGGTAGAAGGTGACTTCTCACAGGCTGCTTTCTGGCTGGTAGCAGGGGCCTTGGGAAGAGCACTTACCGTCAAGGGAACCGACGCTGAATCTCTCCAGGGGGACCGCGCGATTCTTCCCATCCTCAAAAAGATGGGAGCTTCTCTGACGCAGGGAGAAGACGGGATTACAAGCCGCGAGGCGGTGCTTACAGGCACGACAATTGATGTATCTGACTGTCCGGATCTGGTACCGGTGTTATCCGTAGCGGCAGCTCTTGCCAAAGGACATACCGATATCATCCATGCCGAGCGGCTGCGTCTCAAAGAGTGCGACCGGCTGAAGGCAATGGCGACGGAGCTCAATAAAATCGGAGCCCATATTACGGAGCGTCCGGATGGACTTTCTATCGACGGAGTAGACCACTTCACCGGCGGCACGGTGGATAGCTGGAATGACCACCGTGTGGCCATGAGTCTTGCTGTGGCAAGTATTGGCTGCAGCGCACCTCTTGTGATTACAGGGGCTGAGAGCGTATCAAAATCGTATCCTGCTTTTTGGCAGGACTTTGCCGCAGTAGGA
Proteins encoded in this window:
- the aroA gene encoding 3-phosphoshikimate 1-carboxyvinyltransferase, which translates into the protein MTTITISPSALTGSVTVPSSKSMGHRALICAALAEGESRVERVSVSKDIEATKRCLEALGAVIREEPDTDGRMAFTVKGQRPSQHSPLMDCGESGSTLRFLIPLAAVDGNTYFFNGGGKLGSRPLTPYETIFKQQGLVFRYGSENHFPLTVRGPLQSGKFSVPGNVSSQFISGLLFTLPLLAGDSTLEITGTLESQSYIALTLSALKAYGITINQEDRMHYRIPGDQHYRPRQGPVEGDFSQAAFWLVAGALGRALTVKGTDAESLQGDRAILPILKKMGASLTQGEDGITSREAVLTGTTIDVSDCPDLVPVLSVAAALAKGHTDIIHAERLRLKECDRLKAMATELNKIGAHITERPDGLSIDGVDHFTGGTVDSWNDHRVAMSLAVASIGCSAPLVITGAESVSKSYPAFWQDFAAVGGKI